The DNA window GCCGGTGGAACGGCGGGAGCGCGGGAGGTCGTCGCCAGCAGCGAGCCGATGGTACTGGGCGATCCAGACGACTCACCGCCTCCCTCTGAACCGATGGAGCCGGTCGGCGGAACGGTGGCGCCCCAGCCCGCGCCGCGGGACGGTAGTGACGCGGGGCCCGCTGCGGCGTGACCGGGCGAGGCGGAATCCGGGATCGTGAGCACCTCACCGACGTTGAGCCTCGACGGATCGGCGAGGCCGTTGGCTTCGATCAGCAGTGACACGGGCACGCCGAAGTGCCGAGCGATGCTGTAGAGAGTATCGTGCGAAGCGACGGTGTACCGGGTCGTTGCGTCGGCCGGCAATGCGGCCGCGAGCGCGACGCCCAGCGCGCCTACCCCGATCATGACCCATGCGACGACGCGCATGCTCCGCTTCCCCTTTCGCCCCATCCCGTTGGTGCCGCTTATTTCGTGCCCGGGACGGGCGTCCGTTAGACCGGAGCAGCTCAGGCTGCGATGAATGCCGGTATGGCGCGTAGAGCGTGCGACGGGCGACGCTCAAAGCGCCGCCCGTCGCGACCTGCCGCTACCGCTTCGAGTATTGGAACCCCTTGCGCGCACGCTTGTGGCCGTACTTCTTGCGTTCCTTCTGCCGCGGGTCGCGCGTCAGGAGACCCGCCTTGCGCAGCGGGGACCGGAGTTCACCGTCGAGCGACAGCAGCGCGCGCGCGATCCCGAGCCGGATCGCGCCCGCCTGGCCCACGACGCCGCCCCCGCGGACGTCCGCGATCACGTCGAACCGTCCCTCAGCGTTCGACACGACGAACGCCTGGCGAATCGAGGTGAGCAACGGCCCCTTCGGGAAGTGCTGCTCGACCGCGCGCCCGTTCACCGTGATCGTCCCGCTCCCCGGCACCAACCGAACCCGCGCCGTGGCCTCCTTACGGCCGCCCGCGGCCAACGTCATCACCGGCGCTTCCATCACTGGTCACGTCCCTTCGTCGAGGTCTCGCCCCGCCGCGGCAGTTCGAGCGCGACGGGCTGCTGGGCCGCGTGCCGGTGCGCATCGCCCCGGTACACGCGCAGCTTCCGCAGGCACTCACGCCCGAGCGGCGTCTTCGGCAGCATGCCGCGCACCGCCTCTTTGAGGACCGTCTCGGGATGCCGCTGCAGCATCTTGCCCGCCGGCGTCGCCCGAAGTCCGCCCGGGTAGCCGGAGTGTCGATGGTACATCTTCTGCTGCGCCTTGCGTCCGGTCAGGCGGATCTTGTCGGCGTTGATGATGACGACGTAGTCTCCGCTCACAGACGGCGTGAACGTCGGCCTCGCCTTCCCCCGCAGCACGGCGGCGACGCGGCTGGCCAGACGACCAAGCACCTGCCCCTTTGCGTCCACGACGTACCACCGCTGGTGTTCGCCCGGCTTTGCCATGATCGTGCGCATCTGGTCCCCCTCACAGCTCGCGCGCGGCACCGGTGGAGGCCCGCGCGCGTCGACAGCACCCGGGATTGTATCATGCGGCTCTCCAGACCGTCAAACGCGTGCGCTCGCGATGATACCCTTCTCCCGCGCCCCAAGTGTAGCCTCACAGCGCTCGTCTGTCGATGGCCTGCGCCCGCGGCCCCCATCGGACACACGGGAGGCCGCGGGGAAACGCCCGCGGCCTCCCGAAGAGATCCGCCCATGCGCGCGTCTCCGGCCCGCCTGATCGCCTCGCTCATTCTGTTCCTGGCACTCGCGGCCGTCGCCGCCCATGAGACCGGCCACCGGTGGGACGTCGCCGTCACGACCTGGGTGCACCGCGCAGCGCCGGCGCCAGACCTCCCGACCGCGCTCTACGTCTTCGCCGGCAACGCCGAAGTCGTCGTCGCGGGCGCCGCCCTCGCCGGG is part of the bacterium genome and encodes:
- the rplM gene encoding 50S ribosomal protein L13; amino-acid sequence: MRTIMAKPGEHQRWYVVDAKGQVLGRLASRVAAVLRGKARPTFTPSVSGDYVVIINADKIRLTGRKAQQKMYHRHSGYPGGLRATPAGKMLQRHPETVLKEAVRGMLPKTPLGRECLRKLRVYRGDAHRHAAQQPVALELPRRGETSTKGRDQ
- the rpsI gene encoding 30S ribosomal protein S9, which encodes MTLAAGGRKEATARVRLVPGSGTITVNGRAVEQHFPKGPLLTSIRQAFVVSNAEGRFDVIADVRGGGVVGQAGAIRLGIARALLSLDGELRSPLRKAGLLTRDPRQKERKKYGHKRARKGFQYSKR